In the Penaeus chinensis breed Huanghai No. 1 chromosome 31, ASM1920278v2, whole genome shotgun sequence genome, one interval contains:
- the LOC125042154 gene encoding uncharacterized protein LOC125042154 has product MAVAYSTKLASGKTAGDFDGVGQLVLEVVSREMVACALVVLHDGASAIDPLPTSLLAHEQGLSLVDLEMVNTQTAIGIKAKVQPSDSLMCKGVLILTKEEALRNILDSSVTWWAGDTRTFIALLPEDGGGSADAKEFVLKPSLRFSTHVVLAARGQVQDRWILYSTRLFTGDSRHSFERVDSWSPNRSFREGKPLFPAEKLMNLQGFNFTVAAIPYSPFVIDKGLSLPGPGRYRGFEITLLDELATAINFTYHYVRPEDGQWGRLTSSGNWTGMIGM; this is encoded by the exons ATGGCGGTCGCTTAT TCAACCAAACTAGCCTCGGGAAAAACAGCTGGTGACTTCGACGGCGTGGGTCAGCTGGTCCTCGAGGTGGTGTCCAGGGAAATGGTGGCATGTGCTCTCGTTGTGCTTCATGACGGTGCCAGTGCCATAGACCCCTTGCCCACGTCTCTCCTCGCCCACGAACAAGGCCTGTCGTTGGTGGACTTGGAGATGGTTAATACCCAAACGGCGATTGGtattaag gcAAAGGTGCAGCCGTCAGACTCCCTAATGTGCAAGGGCGTGCTGATCCTGACGAAGGAGGAGGCGCTGAGAAACATTTTGGACTCGAGTGTGACGTGGTGGGCAGGTGACACTCGGACCTTCATTGCGCTTCTTCCCGAGGACGGAGGGGGCTCGGCAGACGCCAAGGAGTTTGTACTGAAGCCTTCCTTGAG GTTCAGTACCCATGTAGTTCTGGCGGCAAGAGGACAGGTGCAAGACAGGTGGATTCTCTACAGCACCAGACTCTTCACAGGTGACTCCAGACACTCCTTTGAGAGAGTGGACAGCTGGAGTCCGAACAGGAGCTTCAG ggAAGGGAAGCCGCTTTTCCCAGCAGAAAAACTGATGAACTTGCAAGGCTTCAATTTCACCGTGGCCGCCATTCCGTACTCTCCTTTCGTCATCGATAAAGGCCTCTCGCTCCCTGGGCCTGGAAG gTACCGAGGCTTCGAAATCACTCTCCTGGACGAGCTGGCGACGGCCATTAATTTCACGTACCACTACGTGCGCCCGGAAGACGGTCAGTGGGGACGCCTCACTTCCAGCGGCAACTGGACGGGCATGATAGGCATGTAA
- the LOC125042153 gene encoding uncharacterized protein LOC125042153: protein MVATERADFAVSDIGISTPREEAVDFTEPFIYDASELFTPLAKPLPRWLGPIRPFTAGVWLAVAAAVVTAGPFLTLVARLCAGSSSQKVRWFQNIENAVMFTSQPVFQRGNHRDILEAPGRVFVGFWLLFSMILGITYSSSLISFLVSPGLQEPIQNLEELVTSDIDWARVYYGGIQSTILEQATDPVMVALREGVDWRDSLENILKDVAKGTTATWDNSITTRLLIAVKFTDRRGRPKIHMPGFNVHVDRIAWPMLEHAPFKRRFDQLIDRVVQAGLVEKWLQSLLFEEQRLVRQRSGGDASEEQPEGGADAGAEGGPVILSLEHFQGPFFVYILGNLAGGLVLVFEIVVRKIFGREK, encoded by the exons ATGGTGGCGACGGAGAGGGCGGACTTCGCCGTGAGCGACATCGGCATCTCGACGCCCCGCGAGGAGGCCGTCGACTTCACGGAGCCCTTCATCTACGACGCCTCGGAGCTGTTCACGCCCCTGGCCAAGCCCCTCCCGCGCTGGCTCGGCCCCATCAG ACCCTTCACAGCGGGAGTGTGGTTGGCTGTGGCAGCGGCGGTGGTCACTGCTGGGCCCTTCTTGACCTTAGTGGCCAGGCTGTGCGCGGGGTCATCCAGCCAGAAGGTCAGGTGGTTTCAGAACATCGAAAACGCGGTCATGTTCACGTCTCAGCCGGTTTtccag cgaggCAACCACAGAGACATCCTGGAAGCCCCCGGACGCGTCTTCGTGGGCTTCTGGCTCCTCTTCTCCATGATCCTCGGcatcacctactcctcctccctcatctccttcttggTCTCGCCGGGGCTCCAGGAACCCATCCAAAACCTGGAGGAGCTGGTCACTTCGGATATCGACTGGGCGAGG gtCTACTACGGCGGGATCCAGAGCACCATCCTCGAGCAGGCGACCGACCCCGTTATGGTGGCTCTGCGGGAGGGCGTCGACTGGCGCGATTCGCTCGAGAACATCCTGAAAGACGTGGCGAAGGGAACGACCGCCACGTGGGACAACAGCATCACCACGAGGCTCCTGATCGCCGTCAAGTTCACCGACAGGCGAGGGCGGCCGAAGATACACATGCCCGGGTTCAACGTGCACGTGGACCGGATCGCGTGGCCGATGCTGGAGCACGCGCCCTTCAAgcggag ATTCGATCAACTAATCGACCGGGTGGTGCAAGCGGGCCTGGTCGAGAAGTGGCTTcag tcctTACTCTTCGAGGAGCAGCGTTTGGTGCGGCAGCGTAGTGGAGGCGACGCGTCTGAGGAACAGCCTGAAGGAGGGGCGGACGCAGGCGCTGAGGGGGGGCCCGTGATCCTCAGTCTGGAGCATTTCCAGGGGCCCTTCTTCGTGTACATCCTCGGCAACTTGGCTGGCGGGCTCGTCCTCGTCTTTGAGATAGTTGTGAGGAAGATCTTcgggagagaaaagtag